A single window of Ctenopharyngodon idella isolate HZGC_01 chromosome 24, HZGC01, whole genome shotgun sequence DNA harbors:
- the zgc:101783 gene encoding protein FAM3C isoform X2, which yields MIYVRKEKFKFVFMVVGLIISISLFLKLLQMKPELTVSKLVERSLEEAVSDQLKPDDHKDDGPKNKCGLSKPCSEEDFAFKLYSGATNIVGPQICFEGKMIIQKDTRGKWLGINIAVINEETGEHIKTGSFNMWNGKVEELIEFLKSIEDGSLVLIATFDDPATKLNDEARALIAELGSSYISQIKFRDNWLFVGGKKTINQVSYEEHMKNDRETNKYESWPEMIEMEGCIPRID from the exons ATGATATACGTTAGAAAAG aaaaatttaaatttgttttcatGGTGGTTGGCCTCATAATATCCATAAGCCTTTTCCTCAAACTCCTGCAGATGAAACCTGAATTAACAGTATCAAAATTAGTGG AAAGGTCTTTGGAGGAAGCAGTTTCTGACCAGTTGAAACCTGATGATCACAAAGATGATG GTCCTAAAAACAAATGTGGCCTCTCAAAACCATGTTCTGAAGAAGATTTTGCCTTTAAGCTTTACAGCGGTGCAACAAACATCGTTGGACCACAAATATGCTTTGAGGGGAAAAT GATAATACAGAAAGACACGCGAGGTAAATGGCTGGGAATTAATATTGCTGTTATCAATG AAGAAACAGGTGAACACATTAAAACTGGCAGCTTCAATATGTGGAACGGAA AGGTTGAGGAGTTGATagagtttctgaagtcaatcgAGGATGGTTCTCTTGTGTTGATAGCCACTTTTGATGATCCAGCCACAAA ACTTAATGATGAAGCAAGGGCACTTATTGCAGAGCTTGGCAGTTCATATATTTCCCAAATCAAATTCAGAGATAACTGGCTCTTTGTGGGAGGGAAGAAAACCATAAACCAAGTCTCTTATGAGGAG CACATGAAGAATGACAGGGAAACTAATAAGTATGAAAGCTGGCCAGAAATGATCGAGATGGAAGGTTGCATACCAAGAATAGACTAA
- the LOC127507530 gene encoding gastrula zinc finger protein XlCGF57.1-like has translation MAFIKEESEDIKIEETFRVKQEDTEEQTDLMTLKEESRELNEIEEKYQYKKQDVTTRKKSIKTETNFSRKRSQKTGTGSFFTCFQCGKSFKKHESLRVHMGNHNGEKLFTCQQCGKRFNIKYNLVLHMRVHTGEKPYKCEHCEKSFIHKGSLNSHMRTHTGEKPFTCDQCGKSFSQKHVLNSHMNSHTGEKPFACGQCGKCFRLKVSLKNHMRIHSGDNRFTCNQCEKSFFSKDSLNRHMTLHTGEKPYACKECGSSFTHKALLDSHMRRHTGESPFTCEQCGMSFTRKEKLQIHMRIHTGERPFTCDQCGKSFNHKTSLVSHMIVHTGETPFTCDQCGKSFNNKSTLDAHIRVHTGEKPYTCELCGKSFTQKGNLKNHMTTHTGEKPFVCAECGKCFARYHALNLHMKIHSGEQCPRCGRRFPDKKGLDKHIIIHNGEKCQQCGKTFRFKGNLKVHMRIHTGEKPFTCSHCGKGFSQNVGLQIHMRLHTGEKPFTCIQCKKSFTYQRDLKRHLQTHSRKKLQGSECDKKSTKVYKSLKSTKRSNFKNHLRIHSEERQFNCDKCIKFISPSHLQIHLRSHADGRRYFCSLCGKRFKWLGNLKWHQKIRICVKIRLRPRNS, from the exons atggcgttcattaaagaggagagtgaagacataaaaattgaagaaacattcagagtgaaacaagaagatactgaggaacaaacag aTCTGATGACACTGAAAGAGGAGAGTCGAGAACTGAATGAAATAgaagaaaaatatcaatataagAAGCAAGATGTCACAACtagaaaaaaatccataaagactgaaacgaatttCTCACGAAAAAGATCTCAGAAGACAGGAACTGGAAGCTTTTTCACCTGctttcagtgtggaaagagtttcaaaaaACATGAAAGCCTTAGAGTCCACATGGGAAATCACAATGGAGAGAAGcttttcacctgccaacagtgtggaaagagattCAATATAAAGTATAACCTTGTacttcacatgagagttcacactggagagaagccttacaaaTGCGAACATtgtgaaaaaagttttattcacAAAGGAAGCCTTAATTCCCACATGAGAacccacactggagagaagcctttcacatgtgatcagtgtgggaagagtttttcACAGAAGCACGTCCTTAATTCCCACATGAACagccacactggagaaaagcctttcgCATGTGGTCAGTGTGGGAAGTGTTTTAGACTTAAAGTAAGCCTTAAAAACCACATGAGGATTCACTCGGGAGACAACCGTTTCACATGTAatcagtgtgaaaagagtttcTTTAGTAAAGATAGCCTCAACAGGCACATGAcacttcacactggagagaagccttacgcATGCAAAGAGTGCGGCAGTAGTTTCACACATAAAGCACTCCTTGATTCACACATGAGAAGGCACACTGGAGAAAGCCCTTTCACCTGCGAACAGTGTGGGATGAGCTTTACACGTAAAGAAAAACTTCAgattcacatgagaattcacactggagaaagaccattcacatgtgatcagtgcggAAAGAGTTTCAATCATAAAACATCCCTTGTTTCACACATGatagttcacactggagaaacaccattcacatgtgatcagtgtggaaagagtttcaataaTAAATCAACCCTTGACGCACACataagagttcacactggagagaagccttataCCTGCGAActgtgtgggaagagctttacaCAAAaaggaaatctgaagaatcacATGACAACtcacacaggagagaagccatttGTATGCGCCGAGTGTGGAAAATGTTTTGCACGTTACCATGCCCTTAATTTACATATGAAGATTCACTCAGGAGAGCAATGTCCTCGTTGTGGAAGGAGATTCCCAGATAAGAAAGGACTTGACAAGCACATAATAATTCACAACGGTGAGAAGTGCCAGCAATGTGGAAAgactttcagatttaaaggaaaccttaaggttcacatgagaattcacactggagagaagcctttcacatgcTCTCACTGTGGAAAGGGTTTCAGTCAGAACGTAGGCCTTCAGATTCACATGAgacttcacactggagagaagccttttacATGTATACAGTGCAAGAAGAGTTTCACATATCAAAGAGACCTGAAGCGTCATTTGCAAACTCATTCTAGAAAGAAATTGCAGGGCTCTGAATGTGACAAAAAGTCTACGAAAGTCTACAAAAGTCTGAAGTCTACAAAAAGGAGCAATTTCAAAAATCACCTGCGCATTCACTCTGAAGAAAGGCAATTTAATTGTGATAAGTGTATTAAATTTATTTCGCCATCACACTTACAGATACATCTGAGAAGTCATGCAGATGGCCGACgttatttttgttctttgtgtggaaagagATTTAAATGGCTTGGTAATTTAAAATGGCACCAGAAAATACGTATCTGTGTGAAAATAAGGCTACGTCCACGTAACAGCTAA
- the zgc:101783 gene encoding protein FAM3C isoform X3, translating into MVVGLIISISLFLKLLQMKPELTVSKLVERSLEEAVSDQLKPDDHKDDGPKNKCGLSKPCSEEDFAFKLYSGATNIVGPQICFEGKMIIQKDTRGKWLGINIAVINEETGEHIKTGSFNMWNGKVEELIEFLKSIEDGSLVLIATFDDPATKLNDEARALIAELGSSYISQIKFRDNWLFVGGKKTINQVSYEEHMKNDRETNKYESWPEMIEMEGCIPRID; encoded by the exons atGGTGGTTGGCCTCATAATATCCATAAGCCTTTTCCTCAAACTCCTGCAGATGAAACCTGAATTAACAGTATCAAAATTAGTGG AAAGGTCTTTGGAGGAAGCAGTTTCTGACCAGTTGAAACCTGATGATCACAAAGATGATG GTCCTAAAAACAAATGTGGCCTCTCAAAACCATGTTCTGAAGAAGATTTTGCCTTTAAGCTTTACAGCGGTGCAACAAACATCGTTGGACCACAAATATGCTTTGAGGGGAAAAT GATAATACAGAAAGACACGCGAGGTAAATGGCTGGGAATTAATATTGCTGTTATCAATG AAGAAACAGGTGAACACATTAAAACTGGCAGCTTCAATATGTGGAACGGAA AGGTTGAGGAGTTGATagagtttctgaagtcaatcgAGGATGGTTCTCTTGTGTTGATAGCCACTTTTGATGATCCAGCCACAAA ACTTAATGATGAAGCAAGGGCACTTATTGCAGAGCTTGGCAGTTCATATATTTCCCAAATCAAATTCAGAGATAACTGGCTCTTTGTGGGAGGGAAGAAAACCATAAACCAAGTCTCTTATGAGGAG CACATGAAGAATGACAGGGAAACTAATAAGTATGAAAGCTGGCCAGAAATGATCGAGATGGAAGGTTGCATACCAAGAATAGACTAA
- the zgc:101783 gene encoding protein FAM3C isoform X1 — MIYVRKVGPFVVHRRQRNKKKFKFVFMVVGLIISISLFLKLLQMKPELTVSKLVERSLEEAVSDQLKPDDHKDDGPKNKCGLSKPCSEEDFAFKLYSGATNIVGPQICFEGKMIIQKDTRGKWLGINIAVINEETGEHIKTGSFNMWNGKVEELIEFLKSIEDGSLVLIATFDDPATKLNDEARALIAELGSSYISQIKFRDNWLFVGGKKTINQVSYEEHMKNDRETNKYESWPEMIEMEGCIPRID; from the exons ATGATATACGTTAGAAAAG TTGGTCCCTTTGTGGTACACAGGAGACAGAGAAACAAAA aaaaatttaaatttgttttcatGGTGGTTGGCCTCATAATATCCATAAGCCTTTTCCTCAAACTCCTGCAGATGAAACCTGAATTAACAGTATCAAAATTAGTGG AAAGGTCTTTGGAGGAAGCAGTTTCTGACCAGTTGAAACCTGATGATCACAAAGATGATG GTCCTAAAAACAAATGTGGCCTCTCAAAACCATGTTCTGAAGAAGATTTTGCCTTTAAGCTTTACAGCGGTGCAACAAACATCGTTGGACCACAAATATGCTTTGAGGGGAAAAT GATAATACAGAAAGACACGCGAGGTAAATGGCTGGGAATTAATATTGCTGTTATCAATG AAGAAACAGGTGAACACATTAAAACTGGCAGCTTCAATATGTGGAACGGAA AGGTTGAGGAGTTGATagagtttctgaagtcaatcgAGGATGGTTCTCTTGTGTTGATAGCCACTTTTGATGATCCAGCCACAAA ACTTAATGATGAAGCAAGGGCACTTATTGCAGAGCTTGGCAGTTCATATATTTCCCAAATCAAATTCAGAGATAACTGGCTCTTTGTGGGAGGGAAGAAAACCATAAACCAAGTCTCTTATGAGGAG CACATGAAGAATGACAGGGAAACTAATAAGTATGAAAGCTGGCCAGAAATGATCGAGATGGAAGGTTGCATACCAAGAATAGACTAA